Proteins from a single region of Shinella zoogloeoides:
- a CDS encoding FAD:protein FMN transferase: MSKTSTDPMRHALNGPTMGTRWSALFYTEAGFDPEPVRHALQAEMDEVDAQMSTWKPDSALMRLNAGPVGDWIDVPARLADVLHLALEIGRASGGAFDIGVGDAVVAWGFGPQAADRALIRKALATSRQPAHVALELDPVRAAVRKRAPITIDLNGIAKGYGVDRLVAILGRFGIISGLVGIDGEMRALGLRPDGEPWNIAVEGPDAARRAPHSVLALQEAAVATSGDYRHWTVVNGRRLSHTMNPRRGAPLLSSPASVTVVARTCAEADAWATALTVLGPTSGTELAQHLGLDVLFLLRDASGGVRPIATGPLFSAGRETCRRVPEVYGQSLKQSHNSD, encoded by the coding sequence ATGTCGAAGACGTCTACTGATCCGATGAGGCACGCGCTCAACGGACCGACCATGGGAACGCGCTGGTCCGCGCTGTTCTACACGGAGGCAGGGTTCGATCCGGAGCCGGTTCGACACGCTCTTCAGGCGGAAATGGACGAGGTGGACGCGCAGATGTCCACCTGGAAGCCCGACAGCGCTCTGATGAGGTTGAACGCCGGTCCCGTCGGCGACTGGATCGATGTGCCGGCGCGTCTGGCAGACGTTCTGCATCTTGCGCTCGAAATCGGCCGTGCGTCGGGCGGAGCTTTCGATATCGGCGTGGGCGATGCGGTCGTTGCCTGGGGTTTTGGCCCGCAAGCGGCCGACCGGGCCCTGATCCGGAAGGCACTCGCGACATCGCGCCAACCCGCCCATGTGGCGCTCGAGCTCGATCCTGTTCGCGCGGCGGTGCGCAAGCGCGCGCCGATCACGATCGACCTCAACGGCATTGCCAAGGGATATGGCGTCGACCGGCTGGTCGCGATCCTCGGGCGCTTCGGCATAATTTCCGGCCTCGTGGGAATTGACGGCGAGATGAGGGCGCTCGGTCTGCGCCCCGATGGTGAACCGTGGAACATTGCCGTAGAAGGTCCCGACGCGGCCCGTCGAGCGCCGCACTCCGTCCTCGCCTTGCAGGAGGCTGCGGTCGCCACCTCTGGCGATTACCGGCATTGGACTGTCGTGAACGGTCGCCGTCTCTCGCACACCATGAATCCGCGCCGCGGTGCGCCGCTACTGTCGTCGCCCGCTTCGGTCACGGTCGTCGCGCGAACCTGCGCTGAAGCCGATGCCTGGGCGACCGCGTTGACGGTTCTCGGTCCGACGTCCGGGACCGAGCTTGCCCAGCACCTTGGCCTAGACGTGCTGTTTCTTCTGCGAGACGCCTCGGGCGGAGTCCGGCCGATAGCGACAGGACCTCTTTTTTCGGCAGGCCGGGAGACCTGTCGAAGGGTTCCTGAGGTTTATGGGCAAAGTTTGAAGCAATCGCACAATTCGGACTGA
- a CDS encoding M41 family metallopeptidase, which yields MLAMLMAGRAAQQIVVGKVSAGSAGSDESGLARATKMALAMERSLGFGAIQPLLYRDDKDPTAVLDGNPDLAARIHAGLERAFARAVEIISENRDKLDALTTALFDAQALDGEAVKGLLKYGDRGPE from the coding sequence ATGCTTGCCATGCTCATGGCGGGGCGCGCCGCCCAGCAGATCGTGGTCGGCAAGGTGTCCGCCGGGTCCGCTGGTTCGGACGAAAGCGGTCTCGCCAGGGCAACGAAGATGGCGCTCGCCATGGAGCGTTCCCTCGGCTTCGGTGCGATTCAGCCGCTGCTCTACCGCGATGACAAGGACCCGACCGCCGTGCTCGACGGTAATCCCGATCTCGCAGCCCGCATCCATGCGGGATTGGAAAGGGCATTTGCGAGGGCGGTCGAAATCATCAGTGAGAACCGCGACAAGCTCGACGCGCTCACCACGGCGCTGTTCGATGCGCAGGCTTTGGATGGCGAGGCGGTGAAGGGGCTGCTCAAATACGGTGATCGTGGGCCAGAATAA
- a CDS encoding YoaK family protein: MLIQEGDKRTPATDLMLASILAFVAGGVNSAGYLGYRYFSANMTGNVSMASDFLAVSRSDLALGFLTIVVMFILGAFIASCLIEVGKRQLRRNIYALTLIVEAALLMLVGLFITLSARSPNGVLVVGLLSLTMGLQNAASTRISGSRVRTTHVSGVATDIGVGIAMLLGNNSSSDRLAIVLRLKLHLVTIVFFALGGVFGVLGYQHLGGLSFCALAMPLLLLSIRYLR; the protein is encoded by the coding sequence ATGCTCATCCAAGAAGGCGACAAGAGGACTCCGGCAACAGACCTGATGCTGGCTTCAATTCTGGCGTTCGTCGCAGGCGGCGTGAACAGTGCCGGCTACCTTGGCTACCGCTATTTCTCAGCCAACATGACCGGCAATGTCTCGATGGCCTCCGATTTCCTCGCAGTCTCCCGGTCCGACCTGGCACTGGGATTCCTGACGATCGTCGTGATGTTCATCCTTGGTGCCTTCATCGCCTCGTGTCTCATCGAAGTCGGCAAGCGGCAGCTACGTCGTAACATCTACGCCCTCACATTGATCGTCGAAGCCGCGCTTCTGATGCTTGTCGGGCTTTTCATCACCCTGAGCGCACGCTCCCCGAATGGTGTGCTGGTGGTGGGCCTGTTGAGCCTGACCATGGGATTGCAGAATGCGGCATCGACGCGGATTTCCGGCAGTCGCGTAAGAACGACCCACGTTTCGGGTGTAGCAACCGATATCGGGGTGGGCATCGCCATGCTTCTGGGAAACAATTCCAGCTCCGACAGGCTGGCCATCGTGCTGCGCTTGAAACTCCACCTCGTCACGATTGTCTTCTTCGCACTCGGTGGCGTATTTGGCGTTCTTGGATACCAGCACCTCGGGGGATTATCCTTCTGCGCTTTGGCGATGCCTCTACTCCTGCTAAGCATCAGATATCTCCGGTAA
- a CDS encoding sensor histidine kinase: MRWPTSIRSRLLLISALTVSLALTLTVTLLVSLFSSNIRNRIDAELTSHINTLAGALSFAADGTLQRPESPLDQRFATPYGGLYWQIVDDARGQTVRSLSLFDTALALPMDRHAEGAVHRYLLPGPAGSSLIVLERLVQVAAPEGKRALRIAVAIDAQTLEEARAAFIRDILPAVAGLGVFLVVASILQLTLGLRPLAALNEGIVRIRERRANQLTGAYPSEFQSTVAAVNALLDTQEAMMGKARKRAADLAHGLRTPLTVLSNDVLTLRDKGEAAMADELEHLASVMRNHVERELALARIAASADLRRSDADVAMIVGELVRILKRSPSGERLRFEIDGPNTETVPMDPADFRELIGNLLENAVKWATAEIRVRWKRNEDGLRLTISDDGPGVPEQELGNLTRRGWRLDMASPGSGLGLSIVREIVDVYRIGFMLRNRKADSGLEAELLFAHT; this comes from the coding sequence ATGAGATGGCCAACCTCCATTCGCAGCCGCCTCCTGCTGATTTCCGCGTTGACCGTGAGCCTCGCGCTGACACTGACCGTCACCTTGCTGGTCTCGCTCTTCTCCAGCAACATCCGCAACCGCATCGATGCGGAGCTGACCAGCCATATCAACACGCTGGCCGGCGCGCTGTCCTTTGCCGCCGACGGCACGCTCCAGCGCCCGGAAAGCCCGCTCGACCAGCGCTTCGCCACGCCCTATGGCGGGCTTTACTGGCAGATCGTCGACGATGCGCGGGGGCAGACCGTCCGCTCGCTGTCGCTGTTCGACACGGCCCTTGCCCTGCCCATGGACAGGCACGCCGAGGGCGCGGTTCATCGCTACCTGCTGCCCGGCCCGGCCGGAAGTTCATTGATCGTCCTCGAGCGGCTCGTGCAGGTCGCTGCACCGGAGGGGAAACGCGCGCTGCGCATCGCGGTCGCCATCGACGCGCAAACGCTGGAGGAGGCCAGAGCCGCCTTCATCCGCGACATCCTGCCGGCCGTCGCCGGGCTCGGCGTCTTCCTCGTCGTCGCGTCGATCCTGCAGCTCACCCTCGGGCTGCGGCCGCTGGCGGCGCTGAACGAAGGGATCGTGCGCATCCGCGAGCGGCGTGCCAACCAGTTGACCGGCGCCTATCCCAGTGAATTCCAGAGCACCGTGGCGGCAGTCAATGCGCTTCTGGATACGCAGGAAGCGATGATGGGCAAGGCGAGGAAGCGCGCGGCCGACCTCGCCCACGGCCTGCGCACGCCGCTGACGGTGCTCTCGAACGATGTCCTCACTCTGCGCGACAAGGGTGAGGCGGCCATGGCGGACGAACTGGAGCACCTGGCGTCCGTCATGCGTAATCATGTGGAACGGGAACTGGCGCTTGCCCGCATCGCCGCCAGCGCGGACCTGCGCCGCTCGGACGCCGACGTAGCCATGATCGTCGGCGAACTTGTGCGCATCCTCAAGCGCTCCCCTTCCGGCGAGCGGCTGCGGTTCGAGATCGACGGCCCAAACACCGAGACCGTGCCCATGGACCCAGCCGACTTTCGCGAACTCATCGGCAACCTGCTCGAAAATGCCGTCAAATGGGCGACGGCCGAAATTCGCGTGCGCTGGAAGCGCAACGAAGACGGCCTGCGTCTGACGATCTCGGACGACGGTCCGGGCGTGCCGGAGCAAGAACTCGGCAATCTCACCCGCCGCGGCTGGCGTCTTGACATGGCATCCCCCGGCTCTGGCCTCGGTCTCTCCATCGTTCGTGAAATCGTCGATGTCTATCGCATCGGTTTTATGCTGCGGAACAGAAAGGCCGATAGCGGGCTGGAAGCCGAGCTTCTGTTCGCTCATACATGA
- a CDS encoding response regulator transcription factor, which translates to MRILLVEDDRLIARDLIAHLERAGYVVDHARDGEDGWYRGDSEDFAAAILDLGLPSMDGMTILKRWRKDGRRFPVLILTARGNWEERVEGIDAGADDYLAKPFQIAEVLARLRAILRRYAGEPSPVLSAGGLHLDPRVKSVTLGDRPVDLTPLEYRCLHHLLQNRERHVSQQELTEQLYAQDFDRDSNSVEVLIGRLRRKLGKAFIETRRGYGYRIAAA; encoded by the coding sequence ATGCGCATCCTGCTCGTTGAAGACGACCGGCTGATCGCCCGCGATCTCATCGCCCATCTGGAGCGGGCGGGCTATGTCGTGGACCATGCCCGCGACGGCGAAGACGGCTGGTATCGCGGCGACAGCGAGGATTTCGCCGCCGCCATCCTCGATCTCGGCCTCCCCTCCATGGATGGCATGACGATCCTGAAACGCTGGCGCAAGGACGGGCGCCGCTTCCCCGTCCTCATCCTGACGGCGCGCGGCAATTGGGAAGAGCGCGTGGAAGGCATCGATGCCGGGGCGGACGACTATCTCGCCAAGCCCTTCCAGATCGCGGAAGTCCTCGCCCGCCTGCGCGCTATCCTGCGCCGCTATGCCGGCGAGCCGAGCCCCGTCCTCAGCGCCGGCGGCCTACACCTGGACCCGCGCGTCAAATCGGTGACGCTTGGGGACCGGCCGGTCGACCTGACGCCGCTCGAATATCGCTGCCTGCACCATCTGCTCCAGAACCGCGAGCGCCATGTCAGCCAGCAGGAACTGACCGAGCAGCTCTACGCCCAGGATTTCGACCGCGACAGCAATTCGGTGGAGGTGCTGATCGGCCGGCTGCGGCGCAAGCTGGGCAAGGCTTTCATCGAGACGCGCCGCGGCTACGGCTACCGGATCGCCGCCGCATGA
- a CDS encoding PepSY domain-containing protein, which translates to MRVLFMSVITLSLAGLLSAGAIAHADDEGDDADGRTLDAVQEAVEKGAIKPFSELRDIVSRRFRGDIVRVEPRRKHGIFLYKFKVLSPEGQLVEIEIDAASGTILEVENE; encoded by the coding sequence ATGCGTGTGCTCTTCATGTCCGTCATCACCCTTTCCCTTGCCGGGCTCCTTTCGGCCGGCGCAATCGCTCATGCAGACGATGAGGGGGACGACGCGGACGGACGCACCCTCGACGCCGTTCAGGAGGCGGTCGAGAAGGGCGCGATCAAACCGTTTTCCGAGTTGCGCGACATCGTCAGCCGGCGTTTCCGGGGCGATATCGTCCGCGTGGAACCACGCCGGAAGCACGGGATCTTCCTCTACAAATTCAAGGTTCTGTCGCCCGAAGGGCAGCTCGTCGAAATAGAGATCGACGCAGCGAGCGGCACGATCCTCGAAGTCGAGAACGAATGA
- a CDS encoding PepSY domain-containing protein yields MKTILLATALLGLFAAGAARAEDEGKSCDVPKDKWMTEDAMKDKAKAMGLDVRRIKVENGCYEVYAIDAKGAKVETIFNPQTGEPVGSEGAE; encoded by the coding sequence ATGAAGACAATTCTTCTCGCAACCGCCCTTCTCGGCCTTTTTGCCGCCGGTGCGGCCCGTGCCGAAGATGAGGGCAAGAGCTGCGACGTGCCGAAGGACAAATGGATGACCGAGGATGCCATGAAGGACAAGGCCAAGGCGATGGGCCTCGACGTCCGGCGGATAAAGGTCGAGAACGGCTGCTACGAAGTCTATGCGATCGATGCCAAGGGCGCCAAGGTCGAGACGATCTTCAATCCGCAGACCGGCGAGCCGGTCGGCTCGGAAGGAGCGGAATGA